The Sphingobacterium bambusae genome includes a window with the following:
- a CDS encoding serine hydrolase domain-containing protein, with the protein MKLFPKILAWIAGLILLLIASAYIFKVDYILKAVWVTYFHGHTTAYLADYPYFDNHSVQTATPQPWAEHAQKIQLPDSMAQFHEAEKSVAYVIIHRDSIVLEQYFDEYDRDSKSNSFSMAKSVVSAILGKVIEDGKIKGLDQKIVDFVPEIAGKHAAEVTFRDLVSMSSGMKWEEDYYSPFSVVTQLYFDKSIEAMLPKLPISSKPGQRFSYQSGDTQLLGIAIERATRSSLSELLSEYFWKPMGAEQEALWQVDSKEQGIEKAYCCLASNALDFARFGKLYLQHGRWNDKQLLSEDYVSASLTPRFANGENYGYSWWLGNFKGKPYFYMDGHLGQFVIVIPSDELIIVRLGHQFDNKPKGDPGSAFYKFIDDAYQLLDKKPQ; encoded by the coding sequence ATGAAACTATTCCCTAAAATTTTGGCCTGGATAGCAGGCCTTATACTTTTGCTAATTGCCTCAGCCTATATATTCAAGGTGGACTATATTTTGAAAGCCGTGTGGGTAACCTACTTTCATGGGCACACTACCGCCTACCTAGCAGACTATCCCTATTTCGACAACCACAGCGTGCAGACCGCTACCCCACAGCCTTGGGCCGAGCATGCGCAAAAGATACAGCTTCCAGATAGCATGGCACAATTCCATGAAGCCGAAAAGTCCGTTGCTTACGTCATTATACATCGGGATAGCATAGTGCTGGAACAGTATTTTGATGAATATGACCGCGATTCCAAGTCCAACTCCTTTTCCATGGCCAAAAGCGTGGTCTCCGCCATCTTGGGCAAGGTGATTGAGGATGGTAAGATCAAAGGCCTCGACCAAAAGATCGTGGATTTCGTGCCCGAAATAGCCGGAAAGCACGCCGCTGAAGTCACCTTTCGGGATCTGGTGAGCATGAGCTCAGGAATGAAGTGGGAAGAGGACTACTACAGTCCGTTTTCGGTGGTTACCCAGCTTTATTTTGATAAAAGCATTGAAGCCATGCTGCCCAAGCTTCCCATAAGCAGCAAACCTGGGCAGCGGTTCAGCTACCAAAGTGGCGACACCCAACTATTGGGCATAGCGATAGAGCGCGCAACACGCTCGTCACTAAGCGAGCTGCTCTCAGAATACTTCTGGAAACCCATGGGAGCCGAACAGGAGGCATTGTGGCAGGTAGATAGCAAAGAGCAGGGTATTGAAAAAGCCTACTGCTGCCTTGCAAGCAATGCGCTGGACTTTGCACGCTTCGGTAAACTGTACCTGCAGCATGGCCGATGGAACGACAAGCAACTGCTATCCGAAGATTACGTATCAGCATCCTTGACCCCAAGGTTTGCGAACGGAGAAAACTATGGCTACAGCTGGTGGCTTGGAAATTTCAAGGGCAAGCCCTATTTCTATATGGATGGGCACCTCGGGCAATTCGTTATTGTAATCCCCAGCGACGAGCTGATCATCGTTCGGTTGGGGCATCAATTTGACAACAAACCCAAAGGAGATCCGGGATCTGCTTTTTACAAGTTTATCGACGATGCCTATCAGTTGCTGGACAAGAAGCCCCAGTAG
- a CDS encoding VOC family protein, with product MKKVTGIGGIFFKSQDPEKMRDLYRTHLGLQTNPYGSVFEWRQATDASKHGYTQWSPFANDTKYFGNPDQAFMINYRVENLEALVEELKSQGVTIVDEIESYDYGKFVHIMDLEGNKIELWEPNDIAYEQLGKDLGAETTK from the coding sequence ATGAAAAAAGTAACAGGAATAGGCGGCATCTTCTTTAAAAGTCAAGATCCGGAAAAAATGAGAGATTTGTACCGTACCCACTTGGGGCTACAAACAAACCCGTATGGAAGCGTCTTTGAATGGCGGCAGGCCACCGATGCCAGCAAACACGGCTACACACAGTGGAGCCCCTTTGCCAACGATACCAAATACTTCGGCAACCCCGACCAAGCATTCATGATCAACTACCGTGTGGAAAATTTGGAAGCCTTGGTGGAAGAACTAAAATCCCAAGGCGTCACCATCGTAGACGAGATTGAATCCTACGACTATGGCAAGTTTGTCCACATCATGGACCTGGAGGGCAACAAAATAGAGCTTTGGGAGCCCAACGATATTGCCTACGAGCAGCTGGGCAAAGACCTCGGCGCCGAAACCACCAAGTAA
- a CDS encoding MBL fold metallo-hydrolase has protein sequence MKLNKMFGQFPDQKRKAYFKTLHNYKDGQFQNLIPTPALLEGESMAKLLWEFFGKHADTTPTSPIPSIKTDLRQLESGKDILVWFGHSSYFIQLDGKRFLIDPVFSGNASPVFGSVKAFAGSNDYQASDMPDIDVLLISHDHWDHLDYGTIRLLKDKVKLVICGLGVAQHFIFWGWPEEKIVEKNWHESVDLSDNFQITLTPARHFSGRFLSRNISLWTSFVLQTPSKKLFLGGDSGYGPHFKDIGQQYGPFDLAILECGQYNERWPYIHSLPPEIIQEVEDLQAKAFMPVHHSKFKLAQHPWYEPLEQVSSLAEAASSPIVTPKIGEGVDLDSIKTQWPKWWR, from the coding sequence ATGAAGTTAAATAAAATGTTTGGGCAGTTTCCCGATCAAAAACGGAAAGCCTATTTCAAGACGCTCCACAACTATAAAGACGGACAATTCCAAAACCTGATTCCCACACCAGCCCTCTTGGAGGGCGAAAGTATGGCCAAGCTGTTGTGGGAATTTTTCGGCAAACATGCAGATACCACGCCCACATCCCCCATTCCCAGCATTAAAACCGACCTTCGGCAGCTGGAGTCAGGCAAAGACATACTCGTTTGGTTCGGACACAGCTCTTACTTTATACAGCTTGATGGCAAGCGCTTTTTAATAGACCCCGTTTTTAGCGGTAATGCATCGCCGGTTTTCGGTTCGGTGAAGGCTTTCGCCGGAAGCAACGACTACCAGGCTAGCGACATGCCCGATATCGATGTGCTGCTGATCAGTCATGACCATTGGGACCATTTGGACTATGGCACCATACGCCTGCTGAAAGATAAGGTAAAATTGGTGATCTGTGGGCTGGGCGTAGCACAGCACTTTATATTCTGGGGCTGGCCCGAAGAAAAAATCGTGGAAAAAAACTGGCATGAATCGGTCGATCTATCGGACAATTTTCAGATCACCCTAACGCCAGCGCGCCATTTTTCGGGGCGATTTCTAAGCAGAAACATCTCTCTTTGGACTTCCTTCGTATTGCAGACACCCAGCAAAAAGCTATTTCTAGGTGGCGATAGCGGCTATGGGCCGCATTTCAAAGACATTGGCCAGCAGTATGGACCATTCGATTTGGCCATCTTGGAATGTGGGCAGTACAATGAGCGATGGCCCTACATACATTCCCTGCCGCCAGAAATTATACAAGAAGTTGAAGATCTGCAGGCAAAGGCCTTTATGCCGGTGCACCACTCCAAATTCAAATTGGCGCAACACCCTTGGTATGAACCGTTGGAGCAGGTAAGCAGCCTGGCCGAAGCGGCGTCCAGCCCTATTGTAACGCCCAAGATCGGCGAAGGTGTCGACTTGGATAGCATAAAAACGCAGTGGCCGAAATGGTGGAGATAG
- a CDS encoding sugar phosphate isomerase/epimerase family protein gives MKIKFLVASLLFAGMSMVGGASYAQQAKAKKDIGLQLYSVRDMMGSHVDPNGYNADYASVLEKLAKMGYTSIEAAGYRDGKFYNTSPEVFKKNVEKAGMKVLSSHATKTLSKEELASGDFSESLAWWETTILAHKAAGMKYIVTPWLDVPKSLADLATECRYLDEVGKLCRKHGIKYGYHNHAHEFLKVEDKAVMLDYMIEHTNPENVFFEMDVYWTVIGKASPVDYFNKYPGRFTALHIKDHREIGQSGMVGFDAIFKNTDVAGVKHIFVEVEEVSGDLETALKQSIDYLLAAPFVKASYAK, from the coding sequence ATGAAAATCAAATTTTTAGTAGCGTCCCTTTTGTTCGCGGGTATGAGCATGGTGGGGGGAGCGAGTTATGCGCAACAAGCAAAGGCGAAGAAGGATATCGGGCTGCAGCTCTATTCGGTACGCGACATGATGGGTAGTCATGTTGATCCGAATGGGTATAATGCTGACTATGCGTCGGTGTTGGAAAAGCTGGCCAAGATGGGGTATACCTCGATCGAGGCGGCAGGCTATCGGGATGGTAAGTTTTATAACACCAGCCCTGAGGTGTTCAAAAAGAATGTCGAGAAAGCTGGCATGAAGGTATTGTCTTCCCATGCCACCAAAACGCTATCCAAAGAAGAGTTGGCATCAGGCGATTTTTCGGAGTCGTTGGCTTGGTGGGAAACCACTATCCTGGCGCATAAAGCAGCGGGCATGAAATATATTGTTACGCCTTGGTTGGATGTGCCTAAGAGTCTTGCTGATCTAGCTACCGAATGCCGTTATTTGGATGAGGTGGGCAAGCTATGTCGTAAGCATGGCATTAAATATGGATACCATAACCATGCGCACGAGTTTCTAAAAGTGGAAGATAAAGCCGTGATGTTGGATTATATGATCGAGCATACCAACCCGGAAAATGTCTTTTTTGAAATGGATGTATACTGGACGGTGATCGGGAAAGCAAGCCCAGTGGATTATTTCAACAAATATCCTGGACGTTTTACGGCCTTGCACATCAAAGATCACCGTGAGATTGGTCAAAGTGGTATGGTGGGTTTTGATGCCATCTTCAAAAACACGGACGTGGCTGGCGTGAAACATATCTTTGTCGAGGTAGAAGAGGTTTCTGGCGATTTGGAAACTGCGCTGAAGCAAAGTATCGATTACCTATTGGCTGCGCCTTTCGTGAAGGCTTCTTACGCAAAATAG
- a CDS encoding DUF1398 domain-containing protein yields MFTIQDIKAAHSRVKSGVDFPRYIQDLRQLGVHAYETFVPDGHALYTGEADYKLASEAIYGPLEVLAVYKPAEFAAALKLHQQGGTDYLQFCQDCAINGVYSWITDLEALTCTYYDADKKEILVERIPS; encoded by the coding sequence ATGTTTACTATTCAGGATATTAAAGCGGCACATAGCCGCGTAAAGTCGGGAGTTGATTTTCCGCGCTACATACAGGATTTACGTCAATTGGGGGTGCATGCCTACGAAACTTTTGTGCCTGATGGGCATGCCCTGTATACGGGAGAAGCCGACTATAAGTTGGCCAGCGAAGCCATCTATGGGCCTTTGGAGGTTCTTGCAGTTTATAAACCGGCCGAGTTTGCTGCGGCACTCAAGCTTCACCAGCAAGGAGGAACCGATTATCTGCAGTTTTGCCAAGACTGCGCTATAAACGGCGTGTATAGCTGGATCACTGATCTGGAGGCGTTAACCTGTACGTATTATGATGCCGACAAGAAGGAGATCTTGGTCGAGCGTATACCGAGTTAA
- a CDS encoding SH3 domain-containing protein has translation MVQRLIYTLLLLIPFCGYGQDEPAAYAVSDEFTIWNLSPNDTAYVYADVAYLRDQPNLQGRVLDSLTAGTMVQIVSPTYGRNKIKGFHAPWQQIAYKKDNTVKKAFIWIGLLALGKQKDAAGQLFIYGYDRFIPYDEDNPDRYLCSIKLFDQQRNMRGKHTFQVDYSEQSFTDSKLLPSMGLSELQQIFRVAFLGEACGIPSNYYYAGWNGSMFIDLPMRYSVSDAGIYYYEESILFPTEHKKEANVIYKIIEEGEAPEEVDDLAEITYDIRKKQEKFLWNGKSFTRLTGSK, from the coding sequence ATGGTACAACGATTGATCTATACGCTGCTGCTTTTGATCCCTTTCTGCGGCTACGGCCAAGATGAGCCCGCGGCCTATGCCGTTTCCGATGAGTTTACGATATGGAACCTATCCCCCAACGACACGGCTTACGTCTATGCCGATGTGGCCTACCTACGGGATCAGCCCAATTTGCAAGGACGTGTATTGGATTCGCTGACAGCGGGAACCATGGTTCAAATTGTTAGTCCGACTTATGGAAGAAATAAAATCAAAGGTTTCCATGCACCATGGCAGCAGATTGCCTACAAAAAGGACAATACCGTAAAAAAAGCATTTATCTGGATAGGCTTACTGGCACTCGGAAAACAAAAGGATGCCGCAGGGCAGCTTTTTATCTACGGTTACGACCGCTTTATCCCCTATGATGAAGATAACCCCGATCGATACCTTTGTTCCATAAAATTGTTTGACCAACAGCGGAACATGCGCGGCAAGCACACCTTTCAGGTCGACTATTCCGAACAGAGCTTTACCGACAGCAAATTATTACCCAGTATGGGCCTAAGCGAGCTGCAACAGATCTTCCGCGTAGCCTTCTTGGGCGAGGCTTGCGGCATTCCCTCCAATTATTACTATGCTGGCTGGAATGGATCCATGTTTATAGATCTGCCCATGCGCTACTCCGTTAGCGATGCCGGTATCTACTACTACGAAGAGTCTATTCTCTTTCCCACAGAACACAAGAAAGAAGCCAATGTGATCTACAAGATTATTGAAGAGGGCGAAGCCCCAGAAGAGGTCGATGACTTAGCAGAAATCACCTACGACATTAGGAAAAAGCAGGAAAAATTTCTTTGGAATGGCAAAAGTTTCACACGGCTGACGGGATCCAAATAA
- a CDS encoding protease: protein MNISIYAMTALAAGLVLSASCQQTGKTNETEAASADSVAHSSDTTLVASLQAKPLYELKDSISVLFTVQNPTDDTLRFTQYHTPFEGFISNFLTITDASGAEVSYIGAMTKRIMPPPADTYHTVAPGAQDSVRFSLAKGYRFEKPGIYTLQYNSGAISGISNGSPIKIELK from the coding sequence ATGAACATATCTATATATGCCATGACAGCTTTGGCTGCAGGACTCGTGTTGAGCGCCAGCTGCCAGCAGACAGGTAAAACAAATGAAACGGAGGCCGCTTCAGCAGATAGCGTAGCCCATAGCAGTGATACAACACTTGTCGCTTCGCTACAGGCGAAGCCCCTATATGAGCTTAAAGACAGTATTTCCGTACTCTTTACGGTTCAAAATCCAACGGACGACACACTGCGCTTTACCCAGTACCACACGCCCTTTGAGGGCTTTATAAGCAATTTTCTGACCATCACCGACGCGAGCGGCGCCGAAGTATCCTATATAGGTGCGATGACCAAACGCATCATGCCTCCACCGGCGGATACCTACCATACCGTAGCACCTGGCGCGCAGGACAGCGTTCGCTTTAGTCTAGCAAAAGGGTACCGCTTCGAAAAACCCGGAATATACACGTTACAGTATAACAGTGGTGCGATCAGCGGCATTTCAAATGGCAGCCCGATAAAAATTGAATTAAAATAA
- a CDS encoding MGH1-like glycoside hydrolase domain-containing protein, which yields MYRPSMNLLFPLCLRQCIRLSRASAMASLCIALGLVTACSSRQELVFSKERDRLQGLSHELLATQVDEFNSYEGRPKSDGPYNAHNNKAFLISNIPLFLSSDDATNKVYNYRWWMVSKHLKEYADPEDQQKYWVVTEFFGPRPWASLSGAITCPAGHQFYDVRWLRDDKYLKSYADYFIRGSASHLNQRENGNFLTYLSRPESHHFSSWMLDGVDAYLRIHPDSAWLHGILPDMERHQAVWDSLFTVQRSGAKTDGLYKILDLYDGMEFSLSAVLGLIASEGAYDLYTADNWRDYYLGWGTTDNAAKSAQAAQYPRAYRKGYPDLYLVRPSVNGYAYGNLRALSELYRMDERDYAQSGASKKSALYQQRATRLQNKVMDVLWNDEDHFFNSYTAGDNAFGAHDFEARVRESVGYTPWYFNMIPADKATDYADAWSLFASDKGFNNKQGMTTAERQHPYYNEQTYAWNGRGWPFQNSVVYKAYANYLRHYKQDISDADRRILYDHIRKLTALHNPAQPNIGEWYIPSDGKTFGGEQDYFHSTFPDIIIEDLLGFKAQHDDKFEVQPLLPEAEWDFFYLGRLRYHEHDVDIVWKKDWDADKPGDQNMLCVWVDGKLAARSERLNTKLTVSLSK from the coding sequence ATGTATAGACCGTCTATGAACCTCCTGTTTCCCCTTTGCCTACGCCAGTGTATCCGACTATCGCGTGCATCCGCCATGGCCTCTTTGTGTATTGCCCTTGGCCTCGTTACGGCCTGCTCGAGCCGGCAAGAGCTTGTGTTCTCGAAGGAACGCGATCGCTTGCAAGGCCTGTCCCATGAACTGCTAGCTACGCAAGTAGACGAATTTAACAGCTACGAGGGACGTCCCAAATCGGATGGACCCTACAATGCCCATAACAACAAAGCCTTTCTGATCAGTAATATACCTTTGTTTCTCAGTTCGGATGATGCCACCAACAAGGTATACAACTACCGCTGGTGGATGGTGAGCAAACATCTCAAAGAATATGCAGATCCTGAAGATCAGCAAAAATATTGGGTGGTGACTGAGTTTTTCGGTCCAAGGCCCTGGGCCTCGTTAAGTGGCGCTATAACCTGCCCTGCAGGACATCAATTCTATGACGTGCGCTGGCTGCGGGATGACAAATACCTGAAGTCTTATGCCGATTATTTTATTCGTGGCTCCGCCTCGCACCTGAACCAGCGGGAGAACGGCAATTTCCTGACCTATTTAAGTCGACCTGAAAGCCACCATTTCTCCAGCTGGATGCTGGATGGGGTGGATGCCTATTTGCGTATACACCCCGATTCGGCTTGGCTGCATGGCATCCTCCCGGATATGGAGCGACACCAAGCGGTGTGGGATAGCTTGTTTACCGTGCAAAGAAGCGGCGCCAAAACGGATGGCTTGTACAAGATTTTGGACCTGTATGACGGGATGGAATTCAGCTTGTCGGCCGTGCTGGGGCTGATCGCTAGCGAAGGGGCATACGATCTGTACACAGCCGACAATTGGCGAGATTATTACCTCGGCTGGGGAACGACGGATAATGCCGCGAAGTCGGCACAGGCGGCCCAGTATCCGCGGGCCTATCGGAAGGGCTATCCAGATCTTTATTTAGTGCGTCCTTCGGTAAATGGTTATGCCTATGGCAACCTGCGTGCCTTGAGCGAGCTATACCGCATGGATGAACGGGACTATGCGCAAAGCGGCGCAAGTAAAAAGTCTGCGCTCTACCAACAGCGGGCAACGCGCCTGCAGAACAAGGTGATGGATGTGCTGTGGAACGATGAAGACCATTTTTTCAACAGCTACACGGCCGGCGACAATGCATTTGGCGCGCACGACTTTGAAGCCCGTGTGCGGGAGTCGGTAGGCTACACGCCGTGGTATTTCAATATGATCCCAGCCGATAAAGCGACCGACTATGCTGATGCTTGGTCACTGTTTGCTTCTGATAAGGGTTTTAACAACAAGCAGGGCATGACAACGGCCGAGCGGCAACATCCCTATTACAATGAGCAGACCTATGCGTGGAACGGTCGTGGCTGGCCTTTCCAAAATTCGGTGGTATACAAGGCTTACGCCAACTATCTACGCCATTATAAACAAGACATAAGCGATGCGGATCGCCGCATTCTCTATGATCATATCCGCAAACTGACGGCCTTACATAATCCGGCGCAGCCCAATATTGGTGAATGGTACATCCCCAGTGATGGGAAGACCTTTGGCGGCGAGCAGGATTATTTTCATTCTACTTTTCCAGATATCATTATCGAAGACCTACTGGGGTTCAAGGCACAGCACGACGACAAATTTGAGGTACAGCCCTTACTGCCCGAAGCGGAGTGGGATTTTTTCTACTTAGGTAGGCTACGTTATCATGAACATGATGTGGACATTGTTTGGAAAAAGGATTGGGATGCAGATAAACCCGGAGACCAAAACATGCTTTGCGTTTGGGTGGATGGCAAGCTCGCTGCGCGTAGCGAGCGGTTAAACACCAAGCTTACGGTATCGTTAAGCAAATAA
- a CDS encoding NAD(P)H-dependent oxidoreductase: protein MNVAKKITIINGHPRVSSFNTALAEAYSRGAIAGGAQVRMITIANLDFSPNLANGYHKRMDLEPDLLAAWEHIRWADHLVWVHPVWWGGLPALMKGFIDRLFLPGLAYAYRKDSIFWDKLLKGRTARIITSLDQPSFIYRMLFGRPSVNQLKKATLEFCGVKPVKVTYVGIIRSSTEKQRENWLAKVENLGKRRR, encoded by the coding sequence ATGAACGTCGCAAAAAAAATAACCATCATCAATGGACATCCACGAGTATCGTCCTTTAATACCGCCTTGGCTGAGGCCTACAGTAGAGGGGCAATCGCAGGTGGAGCGCAGGTGCGCATGATAACGATTGCTAACCTTGACTTTAGCCCCAACTTGGCCAACGGCTATCATAAACGCATGGATTTGGAGCCTGATCTACTCGCTGCTTGGGAGCATATCCGCTGGGCAGATCATCTCGTGTGGGTGCATCCGGTTTGGTGGGGTGGACTGCCAGCGCTCATGAAAGGATTTATCGACCGATTATTTTTGCCGGGGCTGGCCTATGCCTATCGGAAGGATTCCATTTTCTGGGATAAATTGCTGAAAGGGCGAACAGCCAGAATTATAACCAGCCTAGATCAACCAAGCTTTATCTATCGCATGCTTTTTGGTCGTCCCAGCGTCAATCAATTGAAAAAAGCTACGCTGGAATTTTGTGGGGTGAAGCCGGTAAAGGTAACCTATGTCGGGATCATACGAAGCTCTACAGAAAAGCAGCGGGAAAATTGGCTGGCCAAGGTAGAAAACTTGGGTAAGAGACGACGCTAA
- a CDS encoding Crp/Fnr family transcriptional regulator produces MQEFTTYLRSFNIFTAQQLQDITSLCERRHLVKGEFLVQETQRCTAVAFIEKGIFRSFYTQADGTDMTYCFRFPNDFAAAYSSFITGGPSIESIQAITAAEVLLIKKRDINQSLATNLEGASFLRSIAEQQFLELEHRVFGLQRLSAKERYQELLDKHPNYIQHIPLQYIASYLGISARHLSRVRREISF; encoded by the coding sequence ATGCAGGAATTTACCACTTATTTGCGCAGTTTCAATATTTTTACGGCACAGCAGCTGCAGGATATTACGTCACTTTGTGAACGCAGGCATTTAGTCAAAGGGGAATTTCTAGTACAGGAAACGCAACGCTGCACAGCCGTGGCATTTATCGAAAAAGGTATCTTTCGCTCTTTTTATACCCAAGCCGACGGTACCGACATGACCTATTGTTTCCGTTTTCCGAATGACTTTGCGGCAGCTTATTCCTCTTTTATTACTGGCGGACCTAGTATTGAATCTATTCAGGCCATTACAGCGGCAGAGGTACTGCTGATTAAGAAACGGGATATCAACCAATCGTTAGCGACAAATTTGGAAGGGGCTAGTTTCTTGCGCAGCATCGCCGAGCAGCAGTTTTTGGAATTGGAGCATCGCGTTTTCGGCCTGCAGCGGCTGTCGGCAAAGGAACGTTATCAAGAATTGCTGGATAAGCATCCCAACTATATCCAACATATTCCGCTGCAGTATATTGCATCGTATCTGGGGATCAGTGCGCGGCATCTTAGCCGGGTTCGGCGTGAAATTTCTTTTTAG
- a CDS encoding sugar MFS transporter, translating into MQTTTTTKQNYLIPLITITALFFMWGFITCMNDILIPYLKQLFSLTFFESMLVQFCFFGAYFIGSLIYFLFSTMVEDPINKVGYKKGILFGIFLAAAGCVLFYPAASLSSYPLFLGALFVLGLGFTVLQITANAYVSLLGPEESASSRLNMTQAFNAFGTTIAPVLGGHLIFELFSSPDGSFSAVATRLPYLIFGAILLLVALMISRVKLPSFQTDDTEPVKGWGALKFKHLLYGVGTMFCYVGGEVAVGSFIISFLELPEVMGFNEAVSKNYLALYWGGAMIGRFLGAISLNQELPSGKKMLYMALTALAVFLVIYGVVSLTFSQISFFLGFIALNFIAFMIGKSAPARTLVVFATINVALLASTILNTGVWAMYSVLGVGIFNSIMFSNIYTLSIAGLGKYTSQGSSLVVMAILGGAIVPIVQGYLADNIGVQDSFLVPALCYVVILIFGVYCLRTLSQVKMDASAKSGH; encoded by the coding sequence ATGCAAACGACAACAACGACTAAGCAGAACTATCTGATTCCATTAATCACGATCACGGCATTATTTTTCATGTGGGGATTTATCACCTGTATGAACGATATCTTGATACCTTACCTAAAGCAACTTTTCTCCCTCACGTTCTTCGAATCCATGCTGGTGCAATTTTGCTTCTTTGGTGCATATTTCATCGGTTCATTGATTTACTTCCTTTTTTCCACGATGGTGGAAGATCCCATCAACAAGGTGGGGTATAAGAAGGGGATTCTGTTCGGTATTTTTCTGGCAGCGGCCGGCTGTGTGCTGTTCTATCCAGCAGCAAGCCTTTCGTCCTATCCGCTTTTCTTGGGTGCGTTATTTGTTTTGGGCCTCGGTTTTACGGTGCTTCAAATCACGGCCAATGCCTATGTTTCTTTACTGGGGCCTGAAGAATCGGCCTCCAGCCGTTTAAACATGACCCAAGCTTTTAACGCTTTCGGAACAACCATTGCGCCAGTGTTGGGTGGTCACTTAATATTCGAACTGTTTTCCTCGCCGGATGGCAGCTTTAGCGCGGTAGCCACACGCTTGCCTTATTTAATCTTTGGCGCGATCCTCTTGTTGGTGGCGTTGATGATCTCGCGTGTTAAATTGCCTTCTTTCCAAACGGACGACACCGAGCCGGTGAAAGGTTGGGGAGCGCTTAAGTTTAAGCATCTGTTGTATGGTGTAGGCACTATGTTTTGCTATGTAGGTGGCGAGGTTGCTGTAGGGAGCTTTATCATCAGCTTTTTGGAACTTCCCGAAGTAATGGGCTTCAACGAAGCGGTCAGCAAAAACTATTTGGCGCTTTATTGGGGAGGAGCCATGATCGGTCGTTTCCTAGGTGCGATCTCTTTGAATCAGGAATTGCCTAGTGGCAAGAAGATGCTGTATATGGCGCTTACTGCCTTAGCGGTGTTCTTGGTGATCTACGGTGTGGTGAGTTTGACCTTTTCGCAGATATCCTTCTTCCTCGGTTTTATAGCGCTTAACTTTATCGCTTTTATGATCGGTAAATCGGCTCCAGCGCGTACCTTGGTGGTGTTTGCCACCATCAATGTTGCCTTGTTGGCATCCACGATATTGAACACCGGTGTGTGGGCAATGTACAGCGTGTTGGGCGTAGGTATCTTTAACTCTATTATGTTTTCAAACATCTACACCTTGTCTATCGCTGGTCTTGGTAAATATACCAGTCAAGGTTCTTCCTTGGTGGTGATGGCGATTTTGGGTGGGGCTATTGTTCCGATTGTTCAAGGCTACTTGGCCGATAATATTGGTGTGCAGGATTCGTTTTTAGTGCCTGCTCTGTGCTACGTGGTCATCCTGATATTTGGGGTCTATTGCTTGCGAACGCTCAGTCAGGTAAAGATGGATGCATCGGCCAAATCAGGTCACTAA
- a CDS encoding SMP-30/gluconolactonase/LRE family protein yields MKHLILIMLLLVSLSSSAQKAGELIEISCQFAFTEGPAADAEGNIYFTDQPNNSIWRYSADGSLTLFMQPAGRSNGLYMDEEGHIIACADEHNELWRIDPDTKQVDTLLQHFGGKMLNGPNDVWISPAGRMYFTDPFYERDYWNRPGQALPQALYCLHNGELVQLDADFVRPNGIVGSADGKLLFVADIGADRTYVYDIDADGKLLNKRLFCSRGSDGMTLDRVGNLYLTGKGVFVYNAQGKEIRHIPVPADWTANVCFGGANAAYLFITASEKIFKIYPNW; encoded by the coding sequence ATGAAACACCTCATCCTCATCATGCTACTTTTAGTAAGCCTGTCAAGCAGCGCACAAAAGGCGGGAGAGCTTATCGAAATTTCCTGTCAGTTTGCCTTCACAGAAGGGCCCGCGGCAGATGCCGAAGGCAATATTTATTTCACGGATCAGCCCAACAATAGCATTTGGCGGTATAGTGCGGATGGTAGCCTGACCTTATTTATGCAACCTGCTGGGCGATCCAACGGACTGTATATGGACGAGGAAGGACATATTATAGCCTGTGCCGATGAGCATAATGAGTTGTGGCGTATTGATCCCGATACGAAGCAGGTGGATACGCTCCTTCAGCACTTTGGCGGGAAAATGTTGAATGGCCCTAATGATGTATGGATATCGCCTGCAGGGCGGATGTATTTTACCGATCCATTTTATGAGCGCGACTATTGGAACCGCCCCGGGCAGGCACTTCCACAAGCCCTATACTGCCTGCATAACGGCGAGCTCGTGCAGCTCGATGCAGACTTTGTTCGTCCCAACGGTATTGTCGGTAGTGCCGATGGCAAGTTGCTTTTTGTAGCCGATATCGGTGCCGACCGCACCTATGTATATGATATTGATGCGGATGGAAAGCTGCTGAATAAACGCTTATTCTGTTCCCGAGGATCAGATGGGATGACCTTGGATCGTGTGGGCAATCTATATCTAACCGGGAAAGGTGTTTTTGTTTACAATGCCCAGGGAAAAGAAATTCGACACATTCCTGTGCCGGCGGACTGGACGGCGAATGTTTGTTTTGGAGGTGCAAATGCTGCCTATCTCTTTATTACGGCCTCGGAAAAAATTTTTAAGATTTATCCAAATTGGTAG